Within the Medicago truncatula cultivar Jemalong A17 chromosome 4, MtrunA17r5.0-ANR, whole genome shotgun sequence genome, the region TATTCTTTTATATTCCAATTTGTACCCGTGtctcaaaattataatttgaacccaattaatttgtttatttctttattgGAGGGagattcaatatttttttaacactcCTGCTAACCTTTTCCAGCCccattctcaataaaaaaaaaacttaatataaaAACATAGACCAAATAATGTGACTAACATTTTCATACTTCAGATTTTATTTCCTTAATctcatcaaaaaagaaaagatttcaATTATTTACCCTTCAAATTTTAGTGAAAAACGttcttccaaaaataaatattatcactttatttatttttatttttacataaatatgatttggttcataaaaaataataaatatacatcgtcaaaattcatattatttgtgaaataaatttaccttatatatttattatttatttttccccATGCTAAACGTTGCCGATTTCCAAAACatcttgattatgctcttccaAATATTCCACAAGCAAGTGATGACACTCCTCACTTTTTCCCAATGAAATACAAAGAACTCTTCCAAATTACATACATTATTACTAATGGAAAGAGTTTCTACGGAATATCATAGAAGCAAAAAATTGTATGAGCTTAACATCATGCCACAGGGGTGTAAGTGGGTCGATTTGGAttgggtttggccaaacccaagATCCGAACCATATAGGGTACTCCGGTTTGGGTTAGATAAAATATCCACCCCGTTAAATTAATGGGTGGGTTTGGGCAAACCCACTAATTTCTGGTTTGGTTTGGGTTGGGTAGTGGgttacccaattttttttttgttaatatgaaATGACTAAACGACGAgtccttgtatttttttcataaaaatttctcaactttttattttcttaaaataattatgtaacctattttcactatattttagcatcataaaataataaattttaatattaaataaaaaatttaatcatcgaatacttgaaataaattaaagttgaaTGACGTAAAATTGCTTTAGCATCAAAGTAACTATAAATTGCAACATCATAATTTAtaactctaatattttttttattttcaatatagaggatgtgttgtgtcaattttagaaattaaactaaatttatgatcaaaacatttgttattcttcttcctccctatgaaaatgaaattaaaatttgaaaattattgggTAAGTTGGTTTATTGGGTATAAGTCCAGTTTTACCTAAaacccattattttttatgaatttttcattttttaaaaccatatccACCCAATCCAACCcacttttttggatttttttagaTGGGTTTGACGGATTTTTTGGGTTTACCCAACCCATGTACACCCCTAATGCCGCTGGCCTACAAATGTAGGTTTGCTGCGTGCAAAAGATGAATTTCAATCGGTATCTCTCAAATTCTAATATACCCTATCTAACCAAAGCACTAAAGATGTGTTGAAGAAAACCATTAGAACCAAATCTAAACATAGATATcctaaattgtttcaaaatttatCTGTCTGTTTCCCCGAGACAGGGAACGAGACAGAAAGTAAAGttcataaaatacaaaacataagAAGCAAATGTACTTGCAACATATCATATCCATGACTATCTAGCCTATTTAACGAGATCAAGGATGATCTCGTTAACCAAACTAGTTAAAACCTCGTTTTCCAGGTCAAGAACAAGTTGTTCTGTTTCTTGATCAGTGTTTTTCCACTCTCCACATTTTTCCATCTCACTAATGTAAACATGTCTTCCTTCTTTCACTTCCCAACCCAAATACAGTTCTTGGGGTTGCCCTTGTATCCAATCCTCAACCACCTTGCAAAAGTTAAGCTTCTTTgaacaattaacattaacattattTTCCTCAATGCTTTGTTCGATGTAATCGAACAGTAGGTTCTCCGCGTTAATCATCAAATCATTGGATGGAACTGACCTTTTCACAAAATTGAAAAGATCATGTGCATCTTCCTCATTGTTGTTTCCAATAACTGGTGCAAATTCTGAACATTGTTTTGTAGAATGGTTCTGTGGTTCGTCTTCTAATTCTAAGCATTTGATCCTGTTCTCTAAAACCAATGGCTCCATTGAAGATATGTTCTCGAAATGCGGTGTCTTCTGCATATGCTTGTGTTCTGCTCCTGTAATTATAAATGTGATCATTTGTTAGATAAAAAGCACTatgtatttatattatatatggtacaagtattaaaaaaaattgtgatatttTATTGTTGAGAGGGATATGAGAATGGACCTTCAAAGAAAGAATTGATCATGTAATTAGacttcatttcttcttcatcttcaaatgGGCAATCTAGTATTGATACAGGACTGAATTGCTCCTTTTCGTTTGACCAATCCTGTTTCATGAGAAAATGTAGATGATATGAGTTTTACACAGAAAATGTAGTTTTTATATATGATGTacttggtcaaaaaaaaaaaaagtggtaaaAAGAAGAATAATTAAAAGCATTTGGTCAAACCAAATTGACTATAGTTTTGTCTCAAATTCAAATTCTAGAAAGGGTAAACTTGTCCCAATTGGTTAAgcaatatttttgaaaacagtCCTATAGTTTTTATGCAGTGATGCTGCTGTGTCAGCAGGTGCAGTGAGTTTCAGCGCCGTGGATGGCGCTTTGGTGAACAATACTGCCATGGGATGGATGACTCGCCCTAATTAATTGCATGGTGCTCAGATGTACTGCATTTACCCTGGCCCCTACGAACACAAACCCCACACGTGCAAATACAATTATTGAGCAGAAAATCAGCTATATATTTTCCTCCCAGCagtgaatttgaatttttttttaggggttagAACCCGAACCTTAcgtatattatgtattgtccttaccaactaagTTATATAAGATAGTGAATTTGAATTTAAGATTATGTATGATAATAGTGAATTTGAATTTAAGaacaaaagatattgaaaattgtgtaaaaaaatttcaatgatTCTTTGTGTAAGAAAGCAATAACAttctatccaaaaaaataaattaaacaataaaagaaatttaaactaaaaattaaaaagaaagtgtataaaataaaaagatagatCTCAATTTTTACTTGTTTAATAATTCACTTTTTCTAGAAACTTTGAAATTTTCCTTaatttctctataaaaaaaagtcaaatgtatctaagggttctttaagtttttcatttttcctaaAATGgccctttaagtttcaaaagtcctaaacaagtcattttagcCTTGCATTGTAGAtaacatagttggtaattgcttcatTGAACTTATCTTTGGTACTAAAtttggctcctaacacccacttaaaatcaatcatctttttaggcatgacaaaggTGGaaaatgctctttgttgctatcatctgaatcatctccatcatcctctaaaaggacttatttgaaacgattcaaaaactaaaaggacttgtttgagacctttgaaacttaaatgaccactttgaaaaaaacgaaaaacttaaagaaccttTAGATGTATTtgacctaaaaaaaatcataaactacACTAACCGCATTCCACATTATTAGTTTATAACTAGGTTACTTTATAGAAATCAAGGAGAAAATGCAAATGAAAGAAAGATAAGTTAGATAACAATAAATTgtctaaattatatatattttttgaaaggaaagtaaaatatatatatatatatataactaaattatctttattaattatatattaatgtattcaatatttttattttgaagggatgtattcaacatttttttttttttgaaagagtattcAACATTATTATAAATGCAAAGTTGACTATAATTATTTGGTGATATATAATCCAAATATAAATTAGAGAgaatacaattaaaaataaaatgaaaaacactacaataaaaaaaatgacactaattttgaggtttttttcttggaaaatatAAGATTGGTTTTATAAGACAGAGGTATTaaacttgcattttttttttttcgaaggaTGGTATTATACTTgcatataatttaatatttttttagatagacgaaatggcaaagccattataaacttaCACATATAAAGTGGAGGTACTGGGATTCGAatcccggtcatggcatccggcctaacaattttgacatataatttaactttaaaaaataacattttgtcaaaataaaaaatttaatcaaaaacaaaaatattgaaagaaaatagaatAGAGGGACATAATATGGAAATTACTTACCCCAGTTGTTACTCCTTCGATCTTGTGGTGGTGGGAAGCGCCGTCTTTGACGccgtcaactaggtcattttcATTTGAGCCGTCGGAAGACGTAGCGTTGGATGAAAACGTAAACTCACTTTCTCCCCAGCTGTTACTGCAACAATCTGAAGAGACGGTGGTGAACCTTTTGGCACTGAATATGGCATCTTCGCTAAACGACGTTGGTTTATAATCTCGTTCCTGCATAAGTAGTTCCCGGAAAGATCTCTTACACCTCAATACACCTTCACTTCCCTCTTCCTTCACTGCTTTTCTCCAGAATCTCCGACTTAACAGCTTCCTTGAGAAGCTCCTAGAAAGAACACCAGTGgaagttttctttgttttagcaCTCTTTTGTGAGGACAATGACTTTATGGCAGTTATTACTGCTTCAGAAGCTCTCTGGAGAGCCCTTACGCGTCGACGAGGGAGTGAAGTACCGTTGTTCTTCTTGTGTTGGAATCCAACGGTGGTGCAGCATTGTCTTCGTGGGAATGATTTGAACCCGCTTGATGAACATGAGCTTAGGTCATCTCGGAGGTAGTCTTTGAGCAAAAGGGTAGGCTTTGAGGTATATTTGGTTGGTTTTATTATTAGAGAATTATCACGACGTGAAGGTTTGCAAATATTTGAAGCCATGTATAGAACAATTAAAGTAGATTTGCTATATGAATATTTCAAGAGAATACACTCATAAGAAAATTGATGAACTATGGAGAAAAGAGTGTATGGTGCAGAAGTTTAGATATAAGCaacatttatatattgttgGAGATGAGAAAGGAGAAGAGTAGGGAAAGAGAGAAGAAGGTTCTGAAGTGAGTTAAGATCTGAAATCTCGAAAGGATGTGTGTGAGATACAGTATTGAGTGGGAAGAAGACAAATTTAGAGATGGAAGTGAGAGAACagtatcaaaattaatataactCTAAGGGGTTGGTTGAAGAAAGAAGTAGCTTGGAAGCTTCTTAATTCATAAGTATATCATACTATAGACTATAGTATAGTGTGTGTGATAAAATTTGAATCTCAGGTGGGGaagattaatttaatatttggctCAATATTTGAATCTTGTTTGAGTATCTAATTGTATGTATGAGTAAACAAGTAGATGTGATATTTGTTTTGGACTTCCACTAAGACCTGTTTTTGACTCTTTAGGAATTTCTCACTCCTGATGGTTACTCACGTGTGCACATGTCTGAGATCTCCCATGGTTGACTTCTAAGAGACAGCAATCTCCTTGTTGTTTTTTGTCCTATTTAGATCCTAATTAAAGGTACGTCCTAGTTTAGAAGTAATATTTCATACATTTTAAAGTTGGCAACTGCTAATAACTGTTTGATACCTTTTCTTGtacttttgattttgattttaaaaaataattatatggaAATTGCTAACACCTTTCCTTGTACTTCCAAGTTCCAAGTTCAcacatttatttgattttttttaatggtaggTCGATTGGGTCACCACTATCGGATAATCATCGCCATACAAATTGATTTTAGAGGGATTGAGTTAAggctaaattaaaatattaagataactggataaatttttataataattagtaaaaaagtaaaaacttaaTGGTAATTAAGGCCTTTGACTTTAGTAGATGTTGCAAGGACTTgcttttttaagttttattctTGAGTAGAATGTTGATATAGAGAATGGACTTTGCTGATGATGTGTTGTAACCCAAATTTGGGTGTTTAAGTGACGGATGAGTACCTTTATTTATTgtcttcctcttctcttcttttttatgCCCTCTCGATTGCAACTGCTTATGTCCTTTCTTTTGTAGTTGCCCTACATCCCGCCTCCGATATCTAAATTTGTGGATTTGACAAACAGTTTTGATCACGATCTCTTATGATATTGACATGTGTCGAATGAGGAGAGAGCACAATTAATCTTGGGTCCGGGCCACCTATTCGGCAATGGTCCTATTAGAGCTTATCGGACTTCATGTTCATACCATAGTTTATGACCGTCCAAGTTTGGTATGAAATTAACCCGTGAAAGTTGATAGtaaacatttgatttttgtcATACACAAGATCGATTTTATCTCTTAAACGGACGGGTGTACAAgtcaaacacaatttttttctttttggaggTGAGTAATGTTAccaaatttataaaaacaatgttggtcattttttatttattttttggtcaagcaATGTTGgccatttttaataaataataacattactattatttataacattttctttttcttcgttttGTCTCTCATCAGATATGATGTGCATATGTATTTAACAAATGCTGCATGAATTGAAAAGTGCCAGATTTATCTTTCTTATCTATTATATATCTCTACTATTACACGTTTGATGTTATCATGTGATTTAAAATGTCTAATCTGAATTTATCCTGTCATgtataaatatcaattttttgtttcattcagcatatatatataacttaataTTGTTAGGTGATGGGTCGAATGCACTCTGCTTGAATTTAATCAAAAGCCATGTTCCCTGTGAGGATAGTCTGAAGTCTGAACAGCTTAAAAATATGATCATTGTTGAGAATTACTACTGTTTTTCACAATCGTATGTGATAAGAATTACAAACTACatgtactaaaataaaaaagaatttcaaAGTACAAAAAGCAAAATGCATCTCATAGATTAGATGGTAAAGTTCCACAAGGAGACCTCAGCATCAACCTGATCAATATCAACATTATTCCACTGATCCCTGCCATGTCTTATAAATGGAGTAATAGGAGATCGTAATGGCTCATCAGCCATACTCCTAAACCAATCATGCAACATTTCCTCCTCTGGAACTTCCACACACAGTCCCTGCAAAGGTTTATTATCAACTTCCATAACACCAACACTATTAACATCACAATTACTAATCATAGTTTGTTCCTTACTGTCCGCAACTACGGCAAATGCCAAAGCAGCCTCCGCCGCCATTTTCCTAATCTCCTTCGCATTGTTCGTCGCCGGCAACGCTAACCGCCACGCAGAGTCAGCAAAATTAAGACAAGCTGATTTACCGCGAAGTGCCAGTGCGGCAACGTCGTGTGCACGTGCTGCCATCTCAGGTGTTGGATATGTTCCAAGCCAAATCCTCgtggacttgtcgttaggaacACGCACTTCACAAACCcacttgttgttgttgttgttccttCTTCGTACTCCTCTGTATACTGGATGTCTTGTCTCCTTGAATTTTCGTCGACCCGCACGTTTCTTTGGTTGTTCTGATGCTAACAAGATTTCTGATGAAGAAGAGTTGTTCTCTACGTAACTAGACTCATCAAGTGATGATTTCATTTGTGGGGTGTATGTAGTAGTACTAGTAGTAAAGTAGCTTATGGTTTATGCGAAATTCAGTGCTGAAATTGACTTAAGAGTTAGGGAAGTATATATAGTACTATGTATGTAgcttttaaatgtttattttaagagTTTGGGGGAAATTAATGCACGTGACTACGATGTGTACACGAACACGGGAACAGTTggcttttgttttttcttgtggGCCAGTGTAACGGGCGGCCCACGGTTAACATTTGATTTTCGCTAGTTCCAATTTCTAACTTTGCTAGCATTTCTTGGGAGTACTCtcatcaaagaaaataaaaaaaaacatttcttggGAGGAAGATTCACTGAACCAGAGTCTGAAAACGTGTTTGTATACTTAACGAAACGATGTCATCGTGTTGTTAGTGAAGTACTAAATATAAATAGGAGTAAAGGCAAGTGTGTTTGCAATTTGTATTGGCACTGACTAACTATGATCAAGGCTATTAGtttattgaaggaaaaaaaaattatattaaaaaacagcTTTTGAATTTGGAAGATattaaatgcttaatttttaagataaatatttataatttagttTCTTAGCATGTCTTTGTTAGTCAACATGCCTTATAAGTTAATagccattaaaaaaatatatatagtgagCAAGTCAACATGCCTTATAAcacttcctcaaaaaaaaaaaaaagccttaTAACataacctttttcaaaataaattcgATACTAGTGATTAGTAAAACATTATCCGACCCTAATTTGTAAAGAGAAACTATACATTCTCTCGGACTCCTCTCTTCTTCATC harbors:
- the LOC25493647 gene encoding uncharacterized protein, whose product is MASNICKPSRRDNSLIIKPTKYTSKPTLLLKDYLRDDLSSCSSSGFKSFPRRQCCTTVGFQHKKNNGTSLPRRRVRALQRASEAVITAIKSLSSQKSAKTKKTSTGVLSRSFSRKLLSRRFWRKAVKEEGSEGVLRCKRSFRELLMQERDYKPTSFSEDAIFSAKRFTTVSSDCCSNSWGESEFTFSSNATSSDGSNENDLVDGVKDGASHHHKIEGVTTGDWSNEKEQFSPVSILDCPFEDEEEMKSNYMINSFFEGAEHKHMQKTPHFENISSMEPLVLENRIKCLELEDEPQNHSTKQCSEFAPVIGNNNEEDAHDLFNFVKRSVPSNDLMINAENLLFDYIEQSIEENNVNVNCSKKLNFCKVVEDWIQGQPQELYLGWEVKEGRHVYISEMEKCGEWKNTDQETEQLVLDLENEVLTSLVNEIILDLVK
- the LOC25493648 gene encoding dehydration-responsive element-binding protein 1E gives rise to the protein MKSSLDESSYVENNSSSSEILLASEQPKKRAGRRKFKETRHPVYRGVRRRNNNNNKWVCEVRVPNDKSTRIWLGTYPTPEMAARAHDVAALALRGKSACLNFADSAWRLALPATNNAKEIRKMAAEAALAFAVVADSKEQTMISNCDVNSVGVMEVDNKPLQGLCVEVPEEEMLHDWFRSMADEPLRSPITPFIRHGRDQWNNVDIDQVDAEVSLWNFTI